The following proteins are encoded in a genomic region of Grus americana isolate bGruAme1 chromosome 5, bGruAme1.mat, whole genome shotgun sequence:
- the ZDHHC22 gene encoding palmitoyltransferase ZDHHC22 codes for MLVLRLLNVVAPAYFLCISLVTFVLQIFLFIPSMFRDPSTTPLFSPALLHGALFLFLSANALGNYVLVIQSSPEDLGKGLNLGEGAEVVADWLDGSRSPGSGLPSTHFCRLCARVTQRHDHHCFFTGNCIGSRNMRNFIMFCLYTSLACLDSLVAGMAYISAALSMSFANPLAFLTLLPHSISQFFSGALLSSEMFVILMLYLWLGIGLACAGFCCHQMLLILRGQTRYQVRKGMVVRARPWRENLQEVFGKRWLLGLLIPVLNVGSDYHRQKEK; via the exons ATGCTAGTTCTCAGGTTGCTCAATGTTGTCGCTCCAGCCTACTTCTTGTGCATCTCCCTAGTGACCTTCGTCCTCCAGATCTTTCTCTTCATCCCCAGCATGTTCAGAGACCCTTCCACCACCCCacttttctctcctgctctgctgcatggggccctcttcctcttcctctcagcTAATGCCCTGGGCAACTACGTCCTTGTGATCCAGAGCTCCCCCGAGGACTTGGGCAAGGGCTTAAACTTGGGCGAAGGAGCCGAAGTGGTGGCGGACTGGCTGGATGGAAGCAGGTCCCCTGGCTCAGGCTTGCCCAGCACTCACTTCTGTAGACTGTGTGCCAGAGTCACCCAGAGGCATGACCACCACTGTTTCTTCACAGGGAACTGCATCGGGAGCAGGAACATGCGAAACTTCATCATGTTCTGCCTCTACACCTCCCTGGCTTGCCTTGACTCCCTGGTGGCAGGCATGGCTTACATTTCTGCTGCACTCTCCATGTCCTTTGCGAACCCACTGGCCTTCCTCACTCTTCTGCCTCACTCCATCAGCCAGTTCTTCTCAG GAGCTCTCCTTAGCTCTGAGATGTTTGTCATCCTCATGCTCTACCTCTGGCTTGGGATTGGACTGGCCTGCGCCGGCTTCTGCTGCCACCAGATGCTGCTGATCCTGCGTGGGCAGACGCGGTACCAGGTGCGGAAAGGGATGGTGGTAAGAGCCCGGCCTTGGAGGGAGAACCTGCAAGAGGTCTTTGGCAAGAGGTGGCTGCTAGGGCTTCTCATCCCTGTGCTGAACGTGGGAAGTGACTACCAtaggcagaaagagaaataa